One segment of Capnocytophaga sp. oral taxon 878 DNA contains the following:
- a CDS encoding DUF6531 domain-containing protein, which yields MSDTSHSFFDNFSDHLQSTVGQQVEGLSQLKIENAKMNSNKNLSGETKTVANVLDAVDAGVQAFGLVTGAVDGVVESALVTALSGLGLKGMACLPVAIQLSPVLGIDIHFVNIPPSPAPVPMPHPYMGILLRPKDFLSAAILSLIPPPPEAPDVEDPDNPTEAEQQALNLNKAVNLAHTLLTMKLGNLGASVLIGGLPRVVAGTPTINIPHVPMGAGFHAVAAGIQKNKGHAYMGSLNVLADGDPLSGGGAHLHMNCCDVGIPSPHTAGQVAKHKEVPTGIPVYLPTGVINPIPMSKQVLTNPVPIPLNPISFFSGKIKSSFGRLFKKAKKKLSDKLHGIVNKHIQSDKLKDRLHTAICTVTGHPVDVADGTFFTDEEDFFLSGVIPFSWQRIYYSQSDYRGPLGYGWHHSYDMAIVVDEHSLTFRMSDGRPIAFVLPTADHPVLNIAEQMEARCTAEGEYYIWNRKEDLYYYFTKEKYKQQQLLSRIVDNNDFSIDFFYNRSGHLEKIIDSCKRTLRIENDSKGHITKIIAPHPEYQSKPEDNALTVAIYEYDTEGNLIKETNAAGDSMHFEYDNHLLTKEVWRTGLTWHFVYDGNKTGARCVHTWGDKDLYNHRLTFLEGKTIVTNSLGHDTTYYHKGGLVYKQVDAEGGEQHWRYDANNQLIAYTDQLGSTYFYDYDERGNTLRATDPEGGNTQTEYPHPILPLGHLPTKFKDLNGGVWRWKYDKHGNVITRINPEGAITTMEYQEGLLKTITDPLGNTTSLKYDSEHNITEVSDNRGNRSYFEYDKWGRCTAITNPKGVKQERTFDALNRVIRVKDFDGNEIKLAYDPIDNLTYYRDNINEVSYSYKGMWKLGKRTDYRGTMKFDYNTEEQLTAIFNEKRERHYFELDKVGNVIEETNFAEKLRRYKRDLAGRVIEETLPSGKQRAYNYDKVGRVTKVEMVSGMRGSDEELSQFFEYYPSGKLARAVNINSELKFSYNNLGLLTKEYCNGEQITHSYNNLGQRISTESSKGANLQYEHDSFGQLSRMSVEQEGVQWESTHQYDSLGFELERHLPGKIRQTFKYDDIGRLIDQQTLTDYKIRHQRRYTWGVGNRLQQTNDSKFGTTHYNYDLVGHLQHATFGDHTQQWRKSDKTGNLFNTEDRQGIEYGKGNRLKKWHGWTFKYDDDGKLIEKYKGGGGWFSAKEECWQYKWDAFGMLKEVKRPDKQKVTFTYDALGRRLTKHFSRTTTHFLWSGNVPLHEWKETFEFNYSTGLYDLGTEHSPITWIFEAGSFVPCGKITNGKHYSIITDHLGTPIEAYNQEGALIWEREQDLYGNSRQGFAKENFRCPFKYQGQYYDPEIELCYNRFRYYHPETGRYISEDPIGFLSGEPNFFAYVGDTNAWVDLLGLELIFVNPNDINYSQRTVSEIRVFDPSKYKPINVIIVDGQMVTYDNRRLLAAQNAGLNTLEINTVEADELFPLSEKNTWWDKFKERYKDDRNIAAGGIVPDKGLKEKPVLKSSISNKKNTYKDK from the coding sequence ATGTCCGACACCTCACACAGTTTTTTCGATAACTTCAGCGACCACTTGCAGTCCACTGTTGGACAGCAGGTGGAAGGGCTATCCCAGTTGAAGATAGAGAATGCCAAGATGAACTCCAATAAGAACCTTAGTGGAGAGACCAAGACTGTGGCAAATGTGTTGGACGCTGTGGATGCAGGTGTGCAGGCTTTTGGGCTGGTAACAGGAGCTGTGGACGGGGTGGTAGAATCTGCCTTGGTAACTGCCCTTAGCGGTTTAGGACTTAAAGGAATGGCATGTCTGCCTGTGGCAATACAGCTAAGCCCTGTGCTGGGTATAGACATCCACTTTGTCAATATTCCGCCATCACCCGCCCCTGTGCCGATGCCTCATCCCTATATGGGTATCCTCTTGCGTCCTAAGGACTTTCTCTCGGCGGCAATCTTGTCGCTTATTCCTCCCCCACCAGAAGCACCTGATGTTGAAGACCCTGACAACCCCACAGAGGCGGAGCAACAAGCCTTAAACCTCAATAAAGCAGTGAACTTAGCCCATACCCTGCTCACGATGAAGCTGGGCAATCTGGGGGCATCCGTGCTCATCGGAGGGCTACCGCGTGTGGTGGCAGGTACCCCAACGATAAATATCCCTCACGTTCCTATGGGAGCAGGCTTTCACGCTGTGGCAGCAGGCATTCAAAAGAACAAAGGACACGCCTATATGGGTAGCCTCAACGTGCTGGCAGATGGCGACCCGCTCTCGGGTGGCGGTGCACACTTGCATATGAACTGCTGTGATGTAGGCATCCCCTCTCCCCATACCGCTGGACAAGTAGCCAAACACAAGGAAGTACCTACAGGAATTCCTGTGTATTTGCCCACAGGAGTGATTAACCCCATACCAATGAGCAAACAGGTGCTTACCAACCCCGTGCCTATCCCTCTTAACCCTATCTCTTTTTTTAGTGGGAAGATAAAATCCTCTTTTGGGCGTTTGTTTAAGAAAGCAAAGAAAAAACTCTCAGATAAACTTCACGGGATAGTCAATAAGCATATCCAATCTGATAAACTCAAAGACAGACTACATACGGCTATCTGTACCGTTACAGGGCACCCTGTGGACGTGGCAGATGGCACTTTCTTTACTGATGAGGAAGACTTCTTCCTCTCAGGGGTAATTCCCTTCTCGTGGCAGCGTATCTATTACAGCCAAAGCGACTATCGCGGTCCTTTGGGCTATGGCTGGCATCACAGTTATGATATGGCTATCGTGGTAGACGAGCACAGCCTCACTTTTAGAATGAGTGATGGTCGCCCTATTGCCTTTGTGCTGCCCACTGCCGACCACCCTGTGCTTAATATCGCTGAGCAAATGGAAGCGCGTTGCACCGCTGAGGGAGAGTACTATATCTGGAACCGCAAAGAAGACCTATATTACTACTTTACCAAAGAAAAATACAAACAACAACAACTGCTAAGCCGTATTGTAGACAACAACGATTTTAGCATTGACTTCTTCTACAACCGCAGTGGGCATCTTGAAAAGATCATCGATAGCTGCAAGCGTACCCTGCGGATTGAAAACGATAGCAAGGGGCATATCACCAAAATTATCGCCCCTCACCCTGAGTACCAAAGCAAACCAGAAGATAATGCACTGACAGTCGCTATTTATGAGTACGATACTGAGGGCAACCTTATCAAAGAGACCAACGCTGCGGGCGATAGTATGCACTTTGAGTACGACAATCACCTGCTCACCAAAGAGGTATGGCGTACAGGGCTTACGTGGCACTTTGTTTATGATGGTAATAAGACGGGTGCGCGCTGCGTGCATACGTGGGGTGATAAAGACCTCTACAACCACCGCCTGACTTTCTTAGAGGGAAAAACCATCGTTACCAACAGCTTAGGACACGACACCACCTATTATCACAAAGGCGGGCTGGTATACAAGCAGGTAGATGCTGAGGGAGGCGAACAGCATTGGCGTTACGATGCCAACAATCAGCTCATCGCCTATACCGACCAATTAGGCAGTACCTACTTTTACGACTATGACGAGCGCGGCAATACGCTAAGGGCAACCGACCCCGAGGGTGGTAATACCCAAACCGAATACCCGCACCCAATACTGCCATTAGGGCACTTACCTACGAAGTTTAAAGACTTAAACGGAGGGGTATGGCGTTGGAAGTACGACAAGCACGGGAATGTCATTACCCGCATCAATCCCGAGGGGGCTATTACCACAATGGAATACCAAGAGGGACTTTTGAAGACCATCACCGATCCGCTGGGCAATACCACCTCCCTCAAATACGATAGCGAGCACAACATCACAGAGGTGAGCGACAACAGAGGCAACCGCAGTTATTTTGAGTATGATAAATGGGGGCGATGCACCGCTATTACCAACCCCAAAGGAGTGAAGCAAGAGCGAACCTTTGACGCGCTTAATAGGGTCATTCGGGTAAAGGACTTTGACGGCAATGAAATCAAACTCGCTTACGACCCTATTGACAACCTGACCTACTACCGCGACAATATCAACGAGGTAAGCTACAGCTACAAGGGGATGTGGAAGCTCGGCAAGCGTACCGACTACAGAGGTACGATGAAGTTCGACTACAACACTGAAGAACAGCTCACAGCTATCTTCAATGAAAAGAGAGAGCGGCATTACTTTGAACTTGACAAGGTAGGGAATGTTATTGAGGAAACGAACTTTGCTGAAAAGCTAAGACGCTACAAACGCGACCTTGCAGGTAGGGTTATTGAAGAAACGCTGCCCAGTGGCAAACAAAGAGCTTATAACTACGACAAAGTAGGGCGTGTAACCAAAGTGGAGATGGTCTCAGGGATGCGCGGCAGCGATGAGGAGCTATCGCAGTTCTTTGAGTACTACCCCTCAGGAAAACTCGCCCGTGCAGTGAATATCAACAGTGAGCTTAAATTCTCTTACAACAACTTAGGACTGCTCACCAAGGAATACTGCAATGGGGAGCAAATCACCCATAGTTATAACAACTTAGGGCAGCGCATCAGCACTGAGAGTAGCAAGGGAGCGAACTTGCAATACGAGCACGACAGCTTTGGACAGCTCAGCAGGATGAGCGTAGAGCAAGAGGGCGTGCAATGGGAGAGTACCCACCAGTACGACAGCTTAGGTTTTGAGTTGGAACGCCACCTGCCAGGGAAGATACGACAGACCTTTAAGTATGATGATATAGGCAGGCTTATAGACCAACAGACACTCACCGACTACAAGATACGCCACCAACGGCGTTATACTTGGGGCGTGGGCAATCGCCTGCAACAAACTAACGACAGTAAGTTTGGAACTACCCATTACAACTACGACCTTGTGGGACACCTTCAGCACGCTACCTTTGGCGACCACACCCAGCAATGGCGCAAGAGCGATAAGACAGGCAACCTCTTCAATACAGAAGACAGGCAAGGAATAGAATACGGGAAAGGCAATCGCTTAAAGAAATGGCACGGCTGGACGTTTAAATACGATGACGATGGCAAACTTATAGAGAAGTACAAAGGTGGCGGGGGTTGGTTTAGTGCTAAGGAGGAGTGTTGGCAGTACAAGTGGGATGCTTTTGGAATGCTCAAGGAGGTAAAACGCCCTGACAAGCAAAAAGTAACCTTTACCTACGATGCTCTTGGCAGACGCCTTACCAAGCATTTTAGCCGCACCACCACCCACTTTTTGTGGAGTGGCAATGTGCCCTTGCACGAATGGAAAGAAACCTTTGAGTTCAATTATAGCACGGGCTTATATGATTTAGGTACTGAGCACAGTCCCATCACTTGGATTTTTGAAGCAGGCTCTTTTGTGCCTTGTGGAAAAATCACCAACGGCAAACATTACTCCATCATCACCGACCACTTAGGTACCCCCATAGAAGCCTACAACCAAGAAGGCGCGCTAATATGGGAACGCGAACAAGACCTCTATGGCAACTCTCGTCAAGGTTTTGCTAAAGAAAACTTTAGATGTCCGTTCAAGTATCAAGGGCAATATTACGATCCTGAGATAGAACTTTGCTACAATAGGTTTAGGTATTATCACCCTGAGACGGGGAGGTATATAAGTGAAGACCCAATAGGATTCTTATCTGGAGAACCTAACTTTTTCGCGTATGTTGGGGATACCAATGCTTGGGTGGATTTGCTGGGGTTGGAACTTATATTCGTTAATCCAAATGACATTAATTATTCACAGCGAACAGTATCTGAAATAAGAGTGTTTGATCCTTCTAAATATAAACCAATAAATGTAATCATTGTTGATGGACAGATGGTTACTTATGATAACAGGAGATTATTAGCTGCTCAGAATGCTGGACTTAATACACTTGAAATAAACACTGTCGAAGCGGATGAACTATTTCCTCTTTCTGAAAAAAATACTTGGTGGGATAAATTTAAAGAAAGATACAAAGATGATAGAAATATTGCAGCAGGAGGTATTGTACCTGATAAAGGATTAAAAGAAAAACCTGTTCTTAAATCATCTATTTCTAATAAAAAAAATACTTATAAAGATAAATAA
- a CDS encoding DUF5458 family protein produces the protein MADNKLQAQRSTATTTVVKQETATSASALDALKEFGGFAFLENLIDGYSNLNPARKARRNIFLTDEQWSSERKNLINRLSVWLDLLKNSNNVEQMRDAANSKAEQMEQLLNFNLKKSLERVKELERSYRSVALFYKNTESPKVKNISIVNADISQLKDLDNTLFIDHISSELDRNYDRLDLRNNYSILVVPGYLGSNAVLDKWSKIAYKNKVMLVTDFADLESADDVIDIFFNANHSGGDVYKSNTLMTCNWLLGREMNARVGEDEHLYVPGSSALAGKIYNTLMAQVVAGKKFGSINEVESVRFDLKKSEISELEKIGLIPMVNEYSKVMAFSGKTLFNGDNLGLQTYSVVRVFDYIAKVLIDFLNRRAFENFSSKTEDDLRRQIVKFLDSIQGPTRLIEKFKVIRIQQDKKQKDRVWLDIHITPYFPSKSFVIQLEGRKGEGEEEAVWESQYQQQE, from the coding sequence ATGGCAGATAATAAGTTACAAGCACAGAGAAGTACTGCTACCACAACCGTAGTAAAACAAGAAACCGCCACCTCAGCATCTGCTTTAGATGCTCTCAAAGAGTTTGGAGGTTTTGCTTTTTTAGAGAACCTCATTGATGGTTACTCAAACCTTAATCCCGCCAGAAAGGCACGCCGTAATATATTCCTTACTGATGAACAATGGTCATCAGAGAGAAAAAACCTTATCAATAGATTAAGTGTTTGGTTAGACTTGCTTAAGAACAGTAATAATGTAGAGCAAATGCGCGATGCTGCTAATAGCAAAGCAGAACAGATGGAACAGTTGCTAAACTTTAACCTTAAAAAGTCACTTGAAAGAGTAAAAGAATTAGAACGGTCTTACCGTTCAGTAGCACTGTTCTACAAGAATACAGAAAGTCCTAAAGTAAAGAATATATCTATTGTAAATGCCGATATAAGCCAGCTTAAGGATTTGGATAACACCCTATTTATTGACCATATCAGCAGTGAGTTAGATAGAAATTACGATCGCTTGGACTTGCGTAATAACTATTCCATCTTGGTAGTGCCAGGTTATTTAGGTTCTAACGCAGTTTTGGACAAATGGTCAAAGATAGCCTATAAGAATAAAGTGATGTTGGTTACTGACTTTGCAGACTTGGAAAGTGCAGATGATGTGATTGATATATTCTTCAATGCGAATCACTCAGGAGGTGATGTATACAAGTCTAATACACTGATGACTTGTAATTGGCTTTTGGGTAGAGAGATGAATGCAAGAGTAGGAGAAGATGAGCACTTATATGTACCAGGATCATCAGCCTTAGCAGGAAAGATTTACAACACACTGATGGCACAAGTCGTTGCAGGAAAGAAGTTCGGCAGCATTAATGAAGTAGAGAGTGTACGCTTTGATTTAAAGAAGAGTGAGATTTCAGAATTAGAGAAAATAGGTTTGATACCAATGGTCAATGAGTACAGCAAGGTAATGGCTTTCTCAGGAAAGACCTTGTTCAATGGAGATAATTTAGGCTTACAGACCTATTCAGTAGTAAGGGTATTTGACTATATCGCCAAAGTACTGATAGACTTTTTGAACCGCAGAGCATTTGAGAACTTTTCTTCAAAGACAGAGGATGATTTGCGTAGACAGATTGTAAAGTTCCTTGATAGCATACAGGGACCAACAAGGCTGATAGAGAAGTTCAAGGTGATTCGTATCCAGCAGGATAAAAAACAGAAAGACAGAGTATGGTTGGATATTCATATTACTCCTTACTTCCCATCAAAGAGTTTTGTGATACAATTAGAAGGTCGCAAGGGAGAGGGAGAAGAAGAGGCAGTTTGGGAAAGTCAGTACCAACAGCAAGAATAA
- the mobC gene encoding conjugal transfer protein MobC, with protein sequence MQNDDDLRALAKIMAFMRAVSILIVLMHLYWYCYGFFQGEKWILAVVDRILTNFQRTAGLFSHPLYTKCFALLLLALSCLGTTGVKNDKITWRKIYIALGIGATLYFGNFWILYLRLPASVVAFFYILTLSLGYIALLMAGSWMSRLLKDNLLDDVFNNENESFMQETRLMKNEYSVNLPTLFYYRKKWNKGWINVVNPFRATIVLGTPGSGKSYAIVNNYIKQQIEKGFAMYIYDFKFDDLSTIAYNHLLKNLDKYKVKPKFYVINFDDPRRSHRCNPINPNFMSDISDAYESAYTIMLNLNRSWIQKQGDFFVESPIILLAAIIWFLKIYKGGKYCTFPHAIELLNKPYADVFTILTSYPELENYLSPFMDAWQGGAQDQLQGQIASAKIPLSRMISPQLYWVMTGDDFSLDINNPKEPKILCVGNNPDRQNIYSAALGLYNSRIVKLINKKGQLKSSVIIDELPTIYFRGLDNLIATARSNKVAVCLGFQDFSQLTRDYGDKESKVIQNTVGNIFSGQVVGETAKTLSERFGKVLQKRQSTTINRNDTSTSISTQLDSLIPASKIANLTQGMFVGAVSDNFDERIEQKIFHAQIIVDNEKVAVETKAYQKIPEVLSFTDANGNDTTKEQVEANYRQIKLDIIEIIEREKERITNDPELRHLVEKEGE encoded by the coding sequence ATGCAAAATGATGATGATTTAAGAGCATTAGCCAAGATTATGGCTTTTATGCGTGCAGTAAGTATTCTCATAGTACTGATGCACCTCTATTGGTATTGTTATGGCTTTTTCCAAGGCGAAAAGTGGATATTAGCCGTAGTAGATAGAATCCTGACCAACTTCCAACGAACAGCAGGACTGTTCTCTCACCCGCTATACACCAAATGCTTTGCCCTCCTGCTCTTAGCTCTGAGCTGTTTGGGCACAACAGGCGTAAAGAACGACAAAATTACTTGGCGAAAGATTTACATCGCTCTGGGAATAGGAGCTACTCTTTACTTTGGTAACTTTTGGATTTTGTACTTGCGACTTCCTGCTTCAGTGGTTGCCTTTTTCTATATCCTTACCCTATCTTTGGGCTACATAGCGCTCCTTATGGCAGGTTCGTGGATGAGTCGCTTGCTAAAAGACAATCTTTTAGACGATGTTTTTAACAATGAAAACGAGTCGTTTATGCAGGAAACTCGACTGATGAAAAACGAGTATTCTGTGAATTTGCCTACTTTGTTCTACTACCGCAAGAAGTGGAACAAAGGCTGGATCAATGTGGTAAATCCTTTTCGGGCGACCATAGTGCTGGGGACTCCTGGTTCTGGTAAATCTTATGCTATTGTGAACAACTATATCAAACAGCAGATAGAAAAAGGCTTTGCAATGTATATCTACGACTTCAAGTTCGACGACCTCTCTACCATTGCCTATAATCATCTGCTAAAAAACTTAGACAAGTACAAGGTAAAACCCAAGTTCTATGTGATAAACTTTGATGATCCTCGCCGTAGTCATCGTTGTAACCCTATCAATCCCAACTTTATGAGTGATATTTCTGATGCTTATGAATCTGCTTATACGATTATGCTCAATCTCAACCGCTCGTGGATTCAAAAGCAAGGTGATTTCTTTGTAGAGTCGCCTATCATTCTATTGGCTGCTATTATTTGGTTTTTGAAGATTTACAAAGGTGGTAAGTACTGTACTTTTCCACACGCCATCGAGCTATTGAACAAGCCTTATGCTGATGTTTTTACTATTCTCACCTCGTATCCTGAACTTGAGAATTACCTATCGCCTTTTATGGATGCTTGGCAAGGTGGCGCACAAGACCAGCTACAAGGGCAGATAGCCAGTGCTAAAATTCCTCTCTCCCGAATGATTTCGCCTCAGCTCTATTGGGTGATGACAGGTGATGATTTTTCGTTGGATATCAATAACCCCAAAGAACCTAAAATCCTCTGTGTAGGCAACAATCCTGATAGGCAGAATATCTATTCGGCAGCTTTGGGTTTGTACAATTCACGTATTGTAAAGCTCATCAACAAGAAAGGACAGCTCAAATCCTCTGTGATTATTGACGAGTTGCCTACCATTTATTTCAGAGGCTTAGACAACTTGATAGCCACAGCCCGAAGCAATAAAGTAGCCGTTTGTTTGGGCTTTCAGGATTTCTCACAGCTTACCCGCGATTACGGAGATAAAGAGAGTAAAGTAATACAAAACACTGTAGGGAATATCTTTAGCGGACAAGTAGTAGGGGAAACTGCTAAAACTCTTTCTGAACGTTTTGGAAAGGTATTGCAGAAAAGGCAATCTACTACGATTAACCGCAATGATACTTCTACTTCTATATCTACGCAGTTGGATAGTCTTATCCCTGCCAGCAAGATTGCCAACCTCACCCAAGGGATGTTTGTAGGAGCTGTTTCTGATAATTTTGATGAGCGTATCGAGCAGAAGATATTCCACGCTCAGATAATAGTGGATAATGAGAAAGTAGCCGTTGAGACCAAAGCCTACCAAAAGATTCCCGAAGTTCTCTCCTTCACCGATGCCAACGGCAACGACACCACCAAAGAACAGGTAGAAGCCAATTACCGCCAAATAAAGTTAGATATCATTGAAATTATTGAACGCGAAAAAGAACGCATCACCAACGACCCTGAGCTAAGGCATTTGGTGGAGAAGGAGGGAGAATAA
- the mobB gene encoding conjugal transfer protein MobB has translation MIAKIHRGAQLLGVLLYNHNKVDKGQGEVLYSQKVIQPLQGNVGISEVSRSFAPYLYANIRTEKPILHISLNPDPNDKVSDESFVKLATDYMQQMGFGDQPFVVYKHSDIERKHIHIVSLGIDEYGKKISDTFEKIRSMKVCRELETKYQLIPAITNDSLLTDDELLPLSKLVPLDYRQNDLKKQLIHTVKQLLKHYHFTSLGTFNALLNQFNIAVEKVEGELQGVPKKGLVYVVLDENGNKASHPFKASKLGKTLSLPYIEKHLQKGHEYLKGQDTTSLKAHITFAKETAYSKREFVQELKAKGIEVVFRENKEGRTYGVTFIDHNSRCVYNGSQLGKEFSANVFHQWLKSLEEPATALTSEVNMPSVTHYASKNHNNTNTVEEDTFSDTSWTHYQEDFGKDSALNAFFTLFSLDDQGVDYEEEDFTRRMKRATAKRRKMKNKS, from the coding sequence ATGATAGCAAAGATACATCGAGGAGCGCAGCTGTTAGGGGTACTTTTGTACAATCACAACAAGGTGGATAAAGGACAAGGAGAGGTATTATACTCTCAAAAAGTAATACAACCTCTGCAAGGAAATGTAGGCATTTCGGAAGTATCTCGTTCCTTTGCCCCTTATCTCTATGCCAACATAAGGACAGAAAAACCTATCCTACACATCTCCCTCAATCCCGATCCTAACGATAAGGTTAGTGATGAGAGCTTTGTAAAGTTGGCTACTGACTATATGCAACAAATGGGCTTTGGCGACCAACCTTTTGTGGTTTACAAACATTCGGATATCGAGCGCAAACATATTCACATTGTATCGCTGGGGATAGATGAGTATGGCAAGAAAATCTCTGATACTTTTGAAAAAATACGCTCAATGAAAGTATGCCGAGAGTTGGAAACGAAATACCAACTTATCCCTGCTATCACCAATGATTCACTGCTAACAGATGATGAGCTCTTGCCTTTGTCTAAATTAGTCCCCTTAGATTACCGACAAAACGACCTTAAAAAGCAACTGATTCATACTGTAAAACAATTGCTAAAACACTATCATTTTACCTCGTTAGGAACGTTCAACGCCTTGCTCAATCAGTTTAACATAGCGGTAGAAAAGGTAGAAGGCGAACTGCAAGGCGTTCCTAAAAAGGGCTTGGTGTATGTGGTATTGGATGAGAATGGTAACAAAGCAAGCCATCCTTTTAAAGCCTCCAAGCTCGGCAAAACACTGAGCTTACCTTATATCGAAAAACATTTACAAAAGGGACACGAATACCTAAAAGGACAAGACACCACTTCCTTAAAGGCACATATCACCTTTGCCAAAGAGACGGCTTATAGCAAACGTGAATTTGTTCAAGAACTAAAAGCAAAAGGGATAGAGGTTGTCTTTCGTGAAAACAAAGAAGGGAGAACCTACGGGGTAACCTTTATCGACCACAATAGTCGATGTGTGTATAATGGCTCTCAGCTGGGGAAGGAGTTTTCTGCCAATGTTTTTCATCAGTGGCTAAAATCGTTAGAAGAGCCTGCTACGGCTTTAACCTCTGAGGTAAATATGCCGTCTGTAACTCATTATGCAAGTAAAAATCACAACAATACTAATACTGTTGAAGAGGATACTTTCTCTGACACTTCTTGGACACATTACCAAGAGGATTTTGGTAAGGACTCAGCCTTAAATGCTTTTTTTACTCTTTTCTCTTTGGATGATCAGGGGGTAGATTACGAAGAAGAGGATTTTACCAGAAGAATGAAACGTGCTACTGCCAAACGGCGAAAAATGAAAAACAAATCTTAG
- the mobA gene encoding conjugal transfer protein MobA, with the protein MTLQKTTHKHSTGRNKKINPASFRYVFRLNEKENNQFLSLFEQSGMKVKAHFITSLLFNREIKVVKIDKSALDYYTKLTELYAQFRSVGVNYNQIVKILYRNFSEKKAAAYLYKLEKETTQMIAICKQILELSQQIEQKLK; encoded by the coding sequence ATGACCTTACAGAAAACAACTCACAAACACTCCACAGGTAGAAATAAAAAGATAAATCCTGCTTCTTTTAGATATGTTTTTCGATTGAATGAAAAAGAAAACAATCAGTTTCTCTCGCTTTTCGAGCAATCAGGAATGAAAGTCAAAGCACATTTTATCACTTCCTTGCTTTTTAACCGAGAGATAAAAGTGGTGAAAATTGATAAATCTGCTTTAGATTATTACACCAAACTTACTGAACTCTATGCGCAATTTCGTTCGGTAGGGGTCAATTACAATCAGATTGTAAAGATACTCTACCGTAATTTTTCGGAGAAGAAAGCGGCTGCTTACCTCTATAAATTGGAAAAAGAAACTACCCAAATGATTGCTATCTGCAAACAAATATTAGAGCTTTCGCAACAAATAGAGCAAAAACTAAAGTAG
- a CDS encoding ParA family protein, whose product MTSMTKFISFSTQKGGVGKSTFTTLVASLLHYRMGYNVAVMDCDYPQYSLHRMREQDLKTVMNNEHFKKAAHRQFSELNKKAYPIIQCKPNEALEKAQQLIAETPFPIEVILFDMPGTVNTAGILTLLAQMHHIFSPITADRVVIESTLSFTEVLSNIIAKNTESAIKSVHLFWNQVDGREKSPLYKIYEQVIADLGLNLMQAYISDSKRFRKDGTENQRLVFRSTLMPADEKLMSGCHLDDFIDELVQIIQ is encoded by the coding sequence ATGACATCTATGACAAAATTCATTAGCTTTTCTACCCAGAAAGGAGGGGTAGGAAAAAGTACCTTTACCACCTTAGTAGCCAGCTTGCTACATTATCGAATGGGCTACAATGTAGCAGTGATGGATTGTGATTATCCACAATACAGCCTACACCGAATGCGAGAACAAGACCTCAAAACAGTGATGAACAATGAGCATTTTAAGAAAGCTGCTCATAGACAGTTTAGTGAGCTAAACAAAAAGGCATATCCCATAATACAATGTAAGCCTAATGAAGCCCTTGAAAAGGCACAACAGCTCATTGCAGAGACACCTTTCCCTATAGAGGTTATCCTTTTTGATATGCCAGGGACAGTAAATACCGCAGGAATATTGACCCTGTTGGCACAAATGCATCACATTTTCTCACCTATCACTGCCGATAGAGTGGTGATTGAAAGTACTTTGAGTTTTACTGAGGTACTTTCCAATATCATTGCTAAGAATACCGAAAGTGCTATTAAAAGCGTGCATTTGTTTTGGAATCAGGTAGATGGAAGAGAAAAATCGCCTTTGTATAAGATATACGAGCAGGTGATCGCTGATTTAGGTTTGAACCTAATGCAAGCCTACATATCTGATAGCAAGCGTTTCCGAAAAGATGGCACAGAAAACCAACGATTGGTATTCCGTTCTACCTTAATGCCTGCTGATGAGAAGTTGATGAGCGGTTGCCATTTGGACGACTTTATTGATGAGTTGGTACAGATTATTCAATAA
- a CDS encoding DUF3408 domain-containing protein, with amino-acid sequence MKTVKPIDENELMELMAGKQPTPAPAIATAPIETEKAPQKPAPTKKKKAELYEYESYFFEQGETSAREGKSVYIRPEFHQRIARIVQVIGEDKISLYNYLDNVLKAHFEQYQEEITQSFEQKYKPIF; translated from the coding sequence ATGAAGACAGTAAAACCTATAGACGAAAACGAACTAATGGAGCTAATGGCAGGCAAGCAACCCACGCCTGCCCCTGCCATTGCTACGGCTCCGATAGAGACAGAGAAAGCACCTCAGAAACCAGCTCCCACCAAGAAGAAAAAGGCAGAACTCTATGAGTATGAAAGTTATTTTTTTGAGCAGGGAGAGACTTCAGCAAGGGAAGGAAAATCGGTGTATATACGTCCTGAGTTTCACCAGCGAATAGCCCGCATTGTACAGGTGATAGGAGAAGACAAGATCAGTCTGTACAACTATTTAGATAATGTGCTCAAAGCGCATTTTGAGCAGTACCAAGAGGAAATTACACAGAGTTTTGAACAGAAATACAAGCCTATATTTTAA